One Candidatus Methylomirabilota bacterium genomic region harbors:
- a CDS encoding pyruvate dehydrogenase complex E1 component subunit beta, which yields MAVMTYREALNVALREEMRRDPRVFLMGEEVGLYDGAYKVTQGLLKEFGDKRIIDTPICESGFTGVGVGAAMLGLRPVIEMMTFNFSILALDQIVNSAAKICYMSGGQYNIPLVVRGPGGPAAQLAAQHSQSMETYFYHVPGLKVVRPSTPADAKGLLKSAIRDDNPVIFIEAETLYAVKGEVPDDPDFLIPLGQAVIRREGTDVTVVAYMGMLYRALEVAEELAKEGISMEIVDPRTLRPMDTETIIGSVRKTHRAVVLEAGAGFAGMGSEIAAEIQEEAFDDLDAPVERVTGENAPMPYAKNLELLKTPSKAKIAEAIRRVCNA from the coding sequence ATGGCGGTCATGACCTATCGCGAGGCCCTCAACGTGGCGCTCCGCGAGGAGATGCGGCGGGACCCCCGCGTGTTCCTGATGGGCGAGGAGGTCGGCCTCTACGACGGCGCCTACAAGGTCACCCAGGGGCTGCTCAAGGAGTTCGGCGACAAGCGGATCATCGACACCCCGATCTGTGAATCGGGGTTTACCGGGGTCGGCGTCGGCGCCGCGATGCTCGGGCTGCGGCCGGTGATCGAGATGATGACCTTCAACTTCTCGATCCTCGCTCTCGATCAGATCGTGAACTCGGCCGCGAAGATCTGCTACATGTCCGGCGGCCAGTACAATATTCCGCTGGTTGTTCGCGGGCCGGGCGGGCCGGCCGCTCAGCTCGCGGCGCAGCACTCGCAGTCGATGGAGACGTACTTCTACCACGTCCCGGGCCTCAAGGTGGTGCGCCCCTCCACGCCCGCCGACGCCAAGGGGCTGCTCAAGTCGGCGATCCGCGACGACAACCCGGTGATCTTCATCGAGGCCGAGACGCTGTACGCGGTGAAGGGCGAGGTTCCCGACGATCCCGACTTCCTGATCCCCCTCGGGCAGGCGGTGATCCGACGCGAGGGCACGGACGTGACGGTGGTGGCCTACATGGGCATGCTCTACCGCGCCCTCGAGGTGGCCGAGGAGCTGGCCAAGGAAGGGATCTCGATGGAGATCGTCGACCCGCGGACGCTGCGGCCGATGGACACCGAGACCATCATCGGGTCGGTGCGCAAGACGCACCGGGCCGTGGTGCTCGAAGCGGGCGCCGGCTTTGCGGGCATGGGCTCGGAGATCGCGGCCGAGATCCAGGAGGAGGCCTTCGACGACCTGGACGCGCCGGTCGAGCGGGTGACCGGCGAGAACGCGCCGATGCCCTACGCCAAGAACCTGGAGCTGCTCAAGACTCCGTCGAAGGCCAAGATCGCCGAGGCGATCCGCCGGGTGTGCAACGCATGA
- the lpdA gene encoding dihydrolipoyl dehydrogenase, which yields MAAQAFDVVVVGTGPGGYVSAIRCAQLGLSVATVEDDRPGGVCLNWGCIPTKSLLRNAEVVHLFERAAEFGIAVNDWKADYAQAVQRSRRVADRMAKGVEFLFRKNKITLFRGRGALTSAKGVEVTGGADGAHTLEARRAVILATGSEPRSLPGVTIDEKRIISSTGAVTNEGRPGSLVIIGAGAVGIEFADVYATYGVKVTVLEALPRVLPVEDEEVSALITRLFSRRDIAIRTGAKVKSVTPGASGIAVAVEAEGKTDTVQADQVLMAVGRAARTKGLGLEALSVATERGFVTVSAAMETSVKGLYAIGDMAGHQMLAHKAMAEGVVAAEAIAGQSPRPVDYGNVPSCTYCRPQVASIGVSEATARAGGREIAVGKFPFTASGKAVALGETDGFIKVVADKTTGELLGVHIVGPEATELIHEFAVGRTLEATLEEIVHTIHAHPTLSEAALEATLAALGHPIHI from the coding sequence ATGGCCGCGCAGGCGTTCGACGTCGTGGTGGTGGGCACCGGTCCGGGCGGCTACGTGTCGGCCATCCGCTGCGCCCAGCTCGGTCTCTCGGTGGCCACCGTGGAGGACGACCGTCCGGGCGGCGTCTGTCTCAACTGGGGCTGCATCCCGACCAAGTCGCTGCTCCGCAATGCCGAGGTCGTGCACCTCTTCGAGCGGGCCGCGGAGTTCGGGATCGCGGTGAACGACTGGAAGGCGGACTACGCCCAGGCGGTGCAGCGCTCGCGCCGAGTCGCCGACCGCATGGCCAAGGGCGTCGAGTTCCTCTTCCGCAAGAACAAGATCACCCTATTCCGGGGCCGGGGCGCGCTCACGAGCGCGAAGGGGGTCGAGGTCACCGGCGGCGCGGACGGCGCCCACACCCTCGAAGCCCGCCGGGCGGTCATTCTCGCCACCGGATCCGAGCCCCGGTCGCTACCCGGCGTCACCATCGACGAGAAGCGGATCATCTCGTCCACCGGCGCGGTCACCAACGAGGGCCGGCCCGGCTCGCTCGTGATCATCGGGGCGGGCGCGGTGGGCATCGAGTTCGCCGACGTCTACGCCACGTACGGGGTGAAGGTCACCGTGCTGGAGGCGTTGCCGCGCGTGCTGCCGGTCGAGGACGAGGAAGTCTCGGCCCTCATCACCCGTCTCTTCTCCCGTCGGGACATCGCCATCCGCACCGGCGCGAAGGTGAAGTCGGTGACGCCGGGCGCCTCCGGGATCGCGGTGGCGGTGGAGGCCGAGGGCAAGACCGACACCGTCCAGGCGGATCAGGTGCTGATGGCGGTGGGACGCGCCGCGCGAACGAAGGGACTCGGGCTCGAGGCGCTCTCGGTCGCCACCGAGCGGGGCTTCGTGACGGTGTCGGCCGCCATGGAGACGTCGGTGAAGGGCCTCTACGCCATCGGGGACATGGCCGGCCACCAGATGCTCGCGCACAAGGCCATGGCCGAGGGCGTGGTGGCCGCGGAGGCGATCGCGGGCCAGAGCCCACGGCCGGTGGACTACGGCAACGTGCCGTCGTGCACCTATTGCCGGCCGCAGGTGGCCTCGATCGGCGTCTCGGAGGCCACCGCGCGCGCGGGCGGGCGCGAGATCGCGGTGGGGAAGTTCCCGTTCACCGCCAGCGGGAAGGCGGTGGCGCTGGGCGAGACCGACGGCTTCATCAAGGTGGTGGCGGACAAGACCACCGGCGAGCTGCTCGGCGTGCACATCGTCGGCCCCGAGGCCACCGAGCTGATCCACGAGTTCGCGGTGGGACGGACGCTCGAGGCCACGCTGGAGGAGATCGTCCACACCATCCACGCCCACCCCACGCTCTCCGAGGCGGCCCTCGAGGCGACGCTCGCCGCCCTCGGCCATCCGATCCACATCTAG
- a CDS encoding dihydrolipoamide acetyltransferase family protein: protein MITKVLMPKLSDAMETGKVIKWLRKEGDTVKGGDVIAEIETDKANVEIEAFGSGVLRKIVVPEGDSVPVGDLIGVIADPSDDIANLAAAPKPAAPKPAAAPPATANAPAAGRPAAPAAATGPLPAMESYQSVPATTQVVPMAPAAAATVQPADGRVKASPLARKIAGQTGVDLRLIQGTGPGGRIIRRDVEAAQAAPRPAAAAGVLRPAAAPSRPDAAAFVVPPRPEAEFEDVAMTPMRAAIAKRMPMSKAPVPHFYVTSEVDMDAAWKLREQLNSLEGQPKISVTDMVVKATALALRKNPGVNAQLNGQAIRVHHRAHIGLAVALEQGLITPVLRDCDVKPLGRIAVESRDLAERARGGKLRAQEMSGATFSISNLGMYDVEEFSAIINPPEGAILAVSSVRQTPVVAEGEIRVGRRMKVTISCDHRVMDGAMGARFLQDVKRLLEEPLRLLV from the coding sequence ATGATCACCAAGGTCTTGATGCCCAAGCTGTCGGACGCCATGGAGACCGGCAAGGTCATCAAGTGGCTCCGCAAGGAGGGCGACACGGTCAAGGGCGGCGACGTCATCGCCGAGATCGAGACCGACAAGGCCAACGTGGAGATCGAGGCGTTCGGCTCGGGTGTGCTCCGGAAGATCGTGGTTCCCGAGGGGGACTCCGTTCCGGTCGGCGACTTGATCGGGGTCATCGCGGATCCCTCCGACGACATCGCGAATCTCGCCGCCGCGCCGAAGCCGGCTGCGCCGAAGCCGGCCGCGGCGCCCCCGGCCACCGCCAACGCGCCGGCCGCCGGCCGGCCGGCGGCGCCCGCTGCCGCCACCGGCCCGCTGCCGGCCATGGAGAGCTATCAGTCGGTGCCGGCGACCACGCAGGTGGTGCCGATGGCTCCCGCGGCGGCCGCGACCGTCCAGCCCGCGGACGGACGCGTCAAGGCCTCGCCGCTCGCCCGCAAGATCGCCGGACAGACCGGCGTGGACCTCCGGCTGATCCAGGGCACGGGGCCGGGGGGGCGCATCATCCGTCGCGACGTCGAGGCCGCGCAGGCCGCCCCGCGTCCGGCCGCCGCGGCGGGCGTCTTGCGCCCCGCGGCCGCGCCGAGTCGCCCGGACGCCGCGGCCTTCGTCGTTCCGCCGCGGCCCGAGGCCGAGTTCGAGGACGTGGCGATGACGCCGATGCGCGCGGCCATCGCCAAGCGCATGCCGATGTCGAAGGCGCCGGTGCCCCACTTCTACGTCACCTCCGAGGTGGACATGGACGCGGCGTGGAAGCTGCGCGAGCAGCTCAACTCGCTCGAGGGGCAGCCGAAGATCTCGGTCACCGACATGGTGGTCAAGGCCACCGCGCTGGCCCTGCGGAAGAATCCGGGGGTCAACGCCCAGCTCAACGGCCAGGCCATCCGGGTGCACCATCGCGCCCACATCGGCCTGGCGGTCGCGCTGGAGCAGGGGCTGATCACGCCGGTGCTCCGGGACTGCGACGTCAAGCCGCTCGGCCGCATCGCGGTCGAGTCGCGCGATCTGGCCGAGCGCGCGCGCGGCGGCAAGCTCCGGGCGCAAGAAATGTCCGGGGCCACGTTCTCGATCTCCAACCTCGGCATGTACGACGTCGAGGAGTTCTCGGCCATCATCAACCCGCCCGAGGGCGCGATCCTGGCGGTGAGCTCGGTGCGGCAGACGCCGGTGGTGGCCGAGGGCGAGATCCGCGTCGGGCGGCGGATGAAGGTGACGATCTCGTGCGACCACCGGGTGATGGACGGGGCGATGGGCGCCCGGTTCCTGCAGGACGTCAAGCGGCTGCTCGAAGAGCCGCTGCGGCTGCTGGTCTAG
- a CDS encoding acyl-CoA dehydrogenase family protein codes for MDFTLTPAQETLRRSARELADQVFRARAARWDADEEYPWDNVKDLVSAGFMGLTIPKQYGGPGASILEVLLVVEEIARVCGVTARIVVEGSLGVVGALAAYGSETQKRRYFPWVLEGDKPAIAITEPEAGSAATDLATRADESPEGYALTGEKRWITGAGTSRLYLVYCRMSGAPGAGGIGGILVERDTPGFRIGERDRTMGLRGIPEGRLHFERCHVGKDQVLVGPGDGFKKLMQAYNGQRLGAATVALGLAQGAYELALDYAGRRRQFGRAIGDFQGIRWKLADMAIRLDAARLLIHRAAVNAGSGFPDALEAAKAKTFAAETAQEVTGQALQIHGAAGYGRGLPVERMVRDARMFAIGGGTVEMMRNLIADRLLPTRADFRR; via the coding sequence ATGGACTTCACGCTGACCCCCGCGCAGGAAACGCTGCGGCGCTCCGCGCGCGAGCTGGCCGATCAGGTCTTCCGCGCCCGGGCCGCGCGCTGGGACGCCGACGAGGAGTATCCCTGGGACAACGTCAAGGACCTGGTGAGCGCCGGCTTCATGGGGCTCACCATCCCGAAGCAGTACGGCGGACCGGGCGCGTCCATCCTCGAGGTGCTCCTGGTCGTCGAGGAGATCGCCCGCGTGTGCGGCGTGACCGCCCGGATCGTGGTCGAGGGAAGCCTCGGTGTGGTGGGCGCGCTGGCCGCCTACGGCAGCGAGACGCAGAAGCGCCGGTACTTTCCCTGGGTGCTGGAGGGCGACAAGCCGGCCATCGCGATCACCGAGCCGGAGGCCGGCTCCGCCGCGACCGATCTGGCGACCCGCGCCGACGAATCTCCGGAGGGCTACGCGCTCACCGGGGAGAAGCGGTGGATCACCGGCGCCGGTACCTCGCGGCTCTATCTCGTGTACTGCCGAATGAGCGGTGCTCCCGGAGCCGGCGGCATCGGGGGCATCCTGGTCGAGCGAGACACGCCGGGCTTTCGCATCGGAGAGCGGGACCGGACCATGGGATTGCGCGGCATCCCGGAGGGCCGACTCCACTTCGAGCGCTGCCACGTGGGCAAAGATCAGGTGCTCGTGGGGCCCGGCGACGGATTCAAGAAGCTCATGCAGGCCTACAACGGCCAGCGCCTGGGCGCGGCCACCGTCGCGCTCGGGCTCGCGCAGGGGGCGTACGAGCTGGCGCTGGACTACGCGGGCCGGCGCCGCCAGTTCGGCCGGGCCATCGGTGACTTCCAGGGCATCCGCTGGAAGCTGGCCGACATGGCGATCCGCCTGGACGCGGCCCGTCTGCTCATCCATCGGGCCGCGGTGAATGCGGGCTCCGGCTTCCCCGACGCGCTGGAGGCGGCCAAGGCCAAGACCTTCGCGGCCGAGACGGCGCAGGAGGTGACGGGCCAGGCGCTGCAGATCCACGGCGCGGCCGGGTACGGGCGCGGCCTGCCGGTGGAGCGGATGGTGCGCGACGCCCGCATGTTCGCGATCGGCGGCGGGACGGTGGAGATGATGCGCAACCTGATCGCCGACCGGCTGCTGCCGACCCGGGCCGACTTCCGGCGCTAA
- a CDS encoding DUF948 domain-containing protein — protein sequence MSPLAVGVILACMVALTAVVISTLLAFRRTAQRAESVLAVVEREIRPMAGELERLTAELQKLSHKANDSIDRIGNVVDRVEDISVAVARVATAVGGLTRVGQYAGLAVGLKRGVEAFLDRIKDRRH from the coding sequence ATGAGCCCTCTGGCTGTCGGCGTCATCCTCGCCTGCATGGTGGCGCTCACCGCGGTCGTGATCTCCACGCTGCTCGCGTTCAGGAGGACCGCGCAGCGGGCCGAGAGCGTGCTGGCGGTCGTGGAGCGCGAGATCCGACCGATGGCCGGCGAGCTCGAGCGCCTGACCGCGGAGCTGCAGAAGCTCTCGCACAAGGCCAACGACAGCATCGATCGGATCGGGAACGTCGTGGACCGGGTGGAGGACATCTCGGTCGCGGTCGCGCGAGTCGCCACCGCGGTCGGCGGGCTGACCCGCGTCGGGCAGTACGCGGGCCTCGCGGTCGGCCTCAAGCGCGGCGTCGAGGCCTTCCTCGACCGGATCAAGGATCGGCGACACTGA
- a CDS encoding acyl-CoA carboxylase subunit beta, which yields MPLQDRFDELRRRNEAADLAGGAERIARQHKAGKKTARERVELLLDKGSFAEIDRLVVHQSHDFGMDDQRIPGDGVVTGSGRIHGRPVFVFAQDFTVFGGSLSEAYARKICKIMDLAMKTGTPIVGLNDSGGARIQEGVVSLAGYADIFLRNTLASGVVPQISAIMGPCAGGAVYSPAITDFVFMVKNSSYMFVTGPDVIKAVTHEEVSFEDLGGASTHGATSGVAHFAAENEEECLALIRELLTFLPQNNAEDPPIRPSLDPVDRVDEELQTVVPDQPNRPYDIKDIVRPVLDDRYFFEVHADYAPNLVIGFGRLGGRPVGIVANQPAHLAGCLDINASLKGARFVRFCDCFNIPIVTFEDVPGFLPGTAQEFGGIIKHGAKLLFAFCEATVPKLTVITRKAYGGAYCVMSSKHIRGDVNFAFPTAEIAVMGPDGAVNILYRREVDGATDPAALKDEKVREYREKFANPYAAAERGYIDEVIEPRDTRRRLIQALEVLHTKRDVNPPKKHGNIPL from the coding sequence ATGCCCCTCCAGGATCGCTTCGACGAGCTCCGGCGCCGCAACGAGGCGGCCGACCTTGCCGGCGGTGCCGAGCGCATCGCGCGCCAGCACAAGGCGGGCAAGAAGACGGCCCGCGAGCGCGTCGAGCTGTTGCTGGACAAGGGCTCCTTCGCCGAGATCGATCGCCTGGTCGTGCACCAGAGCCACGATTTCGGGATGGACGATCAGCGAATCCCGGGCGACGGGGTGGTCACCGGCTCCGGGCGCATCCACGGCCGGCCGGTCTTCGTGTTCGCGCAGGACTTCACGGTGTTCGGCGGCTCGCTCTCCGAGGCCTACGCGCGGAAGATCTGCAAGATCATGGACCTCGCCATGAAGACCGGCACCCCGATCGTGGGGCTGAACGACTCGGGAGGCGCGCGGATCCAGGAGGGCGTGGTCTCGCTGGCCGGGTATGCCGACATCTTCCTGCGCAACACGCTCGCCTCGGGCGTGGTGCCCCAGATCTCCGCGATCATGGGCCCGTGCGCGGGCGGCGCGGTCTACTCGCCCGCCATCACCGACTTCGTGTTCATGGTCAAGAACAGCTCGTACATGTTCGTGACCGGCCCCGATGTCATCAAGGCGGTCACCCACGAGGAGGTCTCGTTCGAGGATCTGGGCGGGGCCTCCACCCACGGAGCCACGTCGGGCGTCGCCCACTTCGCGGCCGAGAACGAGGAGGAATGCCTCGCCCTCATCCGGGAATTGCTCACGTTCCTGCCCCAGAACAACGCGGAGGATCCTCCGATCCGTCCCTCGCTCGACCCGGTGGATCGGGTCGACGAGGAGCTGCAGACGGTGGTGCCCGACCAGCCGAACCGACCCTACGACATCAAGGACATCGTGCGGCCGGTGCTCGACGACCGGTACTTCTTCGAGGTCCACGCCGACTACGCGCCGAACCTCGTGATCGGGTTCGGACGCCTCGGAGGACGGCCGGTGGGCATCGTGGCCAACCAGCCCGCCCATCTCGCCGGCTGCCTCGACATCAACGCCTCGCTCAAGGGCGCGCGCTTCGTGCGCTTCTGCGACTGCTTCAACATCCCGATCGTGACCTTCGAGGACGTGCCCGGCTTTCTCCCCGGCACCGCCCAGGAGTTCGGCGGTATCATCAAGCACGGCGCCAAGCTGCTCTTCGCCTTCTGCGAGGCCACGGTGCCGAAGCTCACCGTGATCACGCGGAAGGCCTACGGGGGCGCCTACTGTGTGATGTCGTCCAAGCACATCCGGGGTGATGTCAACTTTGCGTTTCCCACCGCCGAGATCGCGGTGATGGGCCCGGACGGCGCGGTGAACATCCTCTACCGACGCGAGGTGGACGGGGCGACCGATCCCGCGGCGCTCAAGGACGAGAAGGTGCGCGAATACCGCGAGAAGTTCGCGAATCCCTACGCGGCGGCGGAGCGCGGCTACATCGACGAGGTGATCGAGCCGCGGGATACCCGCCGGCGGCTCATCCAGGCCCTCGAGGTCCTGCACACCAAGCGCGACGTGAACCCGCCGAAGAAGCACGGCAATATCCCGCTATGA
- a CDS encoding YtxH domain-containing protein: MSEERGIDAAGYLGWFFLGAIAGAATAVLLTPKTGREARELLAEHGGDLFKRAQDAAGQAQNRAGDLFERGREYFEEQAQRLSSAFEAGRSAMKDEITRGRSTSN, encoded by the coding sequence ATGAGTGAAGAGCGCGGAATCGACGCGGCGGGTTATCTCGGCTGGTTCTTCCTCGGGGCCATCGCGGGCGCGGCCACCGCCGTCCTGCTCACTCCCAAGACCGGACGCGAGGCGCGCGAGCTGCTCGCCGAGCACGGCGGTGATCTCTTCAAGCGGGCCCAGGACGCGGCGGGCCAGGCGCAGAATCGGGCCGGCGATCTCTTCGAGCGCGGCCGCGAGTACTTCGAGGAGCAGGCGCAACGGCTGAGCTCTGCCTTCGAGGCGGGCCGCTCCGCGATGAAGGACGAGATCACTCGGGGTCGGTCCACCAGCAACTAG
- a CDS encoding DUF4337 domain-containing protein has protein sequence MAEVELPNPEELHEHSVSHFSRRVALVTAIFAVVLAIAALGGNHAMKEMLLAQQQSSDQWAFYQAKVIREHLYRGQKLRLEAELAERDATMKPEARRKLEALLAKLDEEEQRYGAEKKDIEKEAKKLENVRDSYQARDPYFLIAEALLQIAIVMSSVSILARSRLIFSFSLVVAVVGAVLTANGYWSFFELSFLHGGHH, from the coding sequence ATGGCCGAGGTCGAGCTACCCAATCCCGAAGAGCTGCACGAGCACTCGGTCAGTCACTTCAGCCGGCGGGTCGCGCTGGTCACGGCCATCTTCGCGGTGGTCCTGGCCATCGCGGCCCTCGGCGGCAACCACGCGATGAAGGAGATGCTGCTCGCCCAGCAGCAGTCCTCCGATCAGTGGGCCTTCTACCAGGCCAAGGTCATCCGCGAGCACCTCTACCGCGGCCAGAAGCTGCGCCTCGAGGCCGAGCTCGCCGAGCGCGACGCCACCATGAAGCCGGAAGCGCGGCGGAAGCTCGAGGCGCTCCTGGCCAAGCTCGATGAGGAGGAGCAGCGCTACGGCGCCGAGAAGAAGGACATCGAGAAGGAGGCCAAGAAGCTCGAGAACGTGCGCGACTCGTACCAGGCCCGCGATCCCTACTTCCTGATCGCGGAGGCACTCCTGCAGATCGCGATCGTGATGTCGTCGGTGTCGATCCTGGCGCGCTCGCGCCTGATCTTCTCGTTCAGCCTGGTGGTCGCGGTGGTGGGCGCGGTGCTCACCGCCAACGGGTACTGGAGCTTCTTCGAGCTGTCCTTCCTGCACGGCGGTCATCACTGA